In Bacteroidota bacterium, a single genomic region encodes these proteins:
- the ispF gene encoding 2-C-methyl-D-erythritol 2,4-cyclodiphosphate synthase, with translation MAKMKIGFGYDVHQLAEGYDLCIGGIKIPHLKGTVGHSDGDVLIHAICDALLGAASLRDIGYHFPDNDPSLKGIDSKILLRRTLDHLKEKGYTVGNIDATVCLQKPKVQGFIPSMQETLAGVLQIPVEDISIKATTTEKLGFVGNESGISAYAVVLIEKAV, from the coding sequence ATGGCAAAAATGAAAATTGGCTTTGGCTATGATGTTCACCAGCTGGCTGAGGGCTATGATTTATGTATAGGTGGAATTAAAATACCACATCTTAAAGGAACCGTAGGTCATTCAGATGGTGATGTGTTGATACATGCCATCTGCGATGCACTTTTGGGTGCTGCTTCCCTGCGCGACATCGGTTATCATTTTCCGGATAATGATCCTTCCCTGAAAGGAATTGATAGTAAGATCTTATTGAGAAGAACACTGGATCATTTAAAAGAGAAGGGATATACTGTCGGGAATATTGATGCCACTGTTTGTTTGCAAAAACCTAAAGTTCAGGGATTTATTCCTTCAATGCAGGAAACACTTGCAGGAGTTTTGCAAATTCCTGTGGAAGATATTTCCATTAAAGCTACAACCACCGAAAAGCTTGGATTTGTCGGCAATGAAAGTGGTATTTCTGCTTATGCTGTAGTACTAATAGAAAAAGCTGTTTAA
- the porV gene encoding type IX secretion system outer membrane channel protein PorV, with protein MYKRQNIVEIYKIGSLCGILFCINILCLGQNATSLSGQDSKYNIIQTAVPFLTIAPDSRSGALGDAGAATSPDVNSQHWNPAKYVFSDNQAGFSFTYTPWLSNLVSGINLLYVVGYYKINPQSALSASLRYFSLGQIDFINDQGKYMSTQNPNEYAVDAAYSRKFSDKVSGAIAFRYIRSAIAQGASVDGTEAKAGWSVASDVSVYYNTDITLGGKDSKLAFGTDISNMGRKMSYTDIQDAEFIPINLRLGGALTTNVDDYNSFCLVADINKLLVPTTPYYSDSIDPNTNKPMIDKGKNPDVSVPVGMIQSFYDAPDGFKEEMQEIMYSLGLEYWYRKQFAIRAGYFNEAKNKGNRKYFTTGVGLKLNVLSLDFSYLIPVYMNNNPLARTLRFSISFNFDSGKNKRKVKS; from the coding sequence ATGTATAAAAGACAAAATATAGTAGAAATCTACAAAATAGGTTCCCTTTGCGGAATTCTATTTTGTATAAACATATTATGTCTGGGGCAGAATGCAACTAGTTTAAGTGGACAAGACAGTAAATACAACATCATACAAACTGCGGTTCCTTTTTTGACTATTGCACCTGATTCTCGTTCCGGGGCATTGGGCGATGCCGGAGCTGCTACATCCCCGGATGTGAATTCACAGCATTGGAATCCGGCCAAATATGTTTTTTCGGATAATCAAGCCGGGTTCTCTTTCACCTATACCCCCTGGTTAAGTAATTTGGTTTCCGGAATCAATCTTTTATATGTAGTAGGCTATTATAAGATAAATCCCCAAAGTGCTCTTAGTGCCTCATTGCGTTATTTCTCGCTGGGACAAATTGATTTTATCAATGATCAGGGTAAGTACATGTCTACGCAGAATCCTAATGAATATGCTGTAGATGCTGCATATTCAAGGAAATTTTCTGACAAAGTATCGGGAGCAATTGCTTTCCGTTATATACGTTCGGCTATCGCACAAGGTGCCAGTGTTGATGGTACAGAGGCCAAGGCAGGCTGGTCTGTGGCATCCGATGTTTCCGTTTATTATAATACGGACATTACTTTAGGGGGAAAAGACTCCAAATTGGCATTTGGAACAGATATTTCCAATATGGGTAGAAAAATGTCATATACCGATATTCAGGATGCGGAATTTATTCCGATAAACCTTCGCCTGGGAGGGGCTTTGACTACCAATGTTGACGATTATAATTCATTCTGTCTGGTTGCTGACATCAATAAACTATTGGTTCCGACCACACCTTATTACTCGGATTCTATTGATCCCAATACAAACAAGCCAATGATTGATAAGGGAAAGAATCCTGATGTTTCGGTACCTGTAGGTATGATCCAGTCATTTTATGACGCCCCTGACGGATTTAAAGAGGAAATGCAGGAAATTATGTATTCCCTGGGACTGGAATACTGGTACAGAAAGCAATTTGCAATAAGGGCAGGTTATTTTAACGAAGCTAAAAATAAAGGGAATAGAAAATATTTCACAACCGGTGTAGGATTAAAACTCAATGTGCTGTCCTTGGACTTTTCCTATCTTATTCCGGTATACATGAATAATAATCCACTTGCCCGTACCCTCCGTTTTTCGATATCCTTCAATTTCGATTCCGGGAAAAATAAAAGGAAGGTAAAAAGCTAA